The segment ATGCAGTAGAGAACCTGCTGCCATGAAGAGAGATGCTTTGAACATTGCGTGAGATATTAAGTGGAAGAATCCAGCTGTATAGCCATCAACATATTGATGTGATAAACCTGCAACACCAAGGGCTAACATCATGTAACCAATTTGTGAACCAGTTGAGTATGCCAAAACTTTCTTAATTTCGGGGTTGACCATTCCTTGAGTTGCAAGTAATAATGCAGTGATTGCACCAACCCAGGCAACAATTTCAAAGAATTGGTCAGCCAAGATTCCTGCTGCTGCTAATGCAAATACAATTGGTCCAATTCTTGCAACCAAGAAGACACCAGCCTTTACCATTGTTGCTGCATGAATTAATGCAGATACAGCAGTAGGACCGGTCATAGCCTCTAAGAGCCATTCGTTAAGTGGGAATTGTGCAGATTTACCCATTGCACCACCAAATAGTAAAACAAATGCAGGTACTAACAGACCCTGAGCAGACATTTCAACTGCCCAAGCAGTATCACCAACTAGCTCTCTAAAGCCAAAGGTTCCTGCAAACATGAAGAGAAGTAACATTCCTGAAAGCATCATTACATCACCAACTTTGGTCATGATGAAAGCCTTCATTCCGGCATGTGTTGGTGAAAAGTATTCCATTACTCCTAACACAGAACGACCTTCTTGTCCAACATGATCCTTCTTTTTATCACGATACCAAAAGCTGATCAGAGCATATGACGCCAAACCTACTCCTTCCCATCCAAAGAAGACCTGTAATAGATTATCAGATAGTATGATGAGTTGCATGGAACCGATGAAGAACATCATCCAGAACCAGAATCTTGTAATATCTTTGTCTCCTTTCATGTAACCTGTACTGTAACACATGATAAGGAAGGAAATCCATCCTACGACATTTGACATGATAACTGAGAGAGGATCTGCAAGAACACCTGCTTTGAGACCGATAGCATCAATCCACATAATTTGGTGATGAATCTCATGTGCACCAAGTGCCATTGGGAATAATGTTGCAGCAGAGATTGCACTCATTGCTGCAAATGCAACAGCAACTCTACCAGTAGTTAATTTTGAAAATTTACCAACTGCTGGAATTATCATGGCTGCTGCAAATGGAAGTATCCAGATTAACCAGACGTTTAATTCACTTACAGGAATTCCAAAGAAATCGTATGCCATAGTCTAAACCCCCATTACTCCCTGCATGTAAGGCATAATCTTTCCAAGGAACACGTCAGGATAAATTCCGACAACAATAGTAAAGCCGGCAAGAACCATCATCGGTGCCAACATGTACCAACTTCCTTCTTTGACATTTTGTAAATTCTCAGGTAATTTTCCAAAGAATACTCGTTTGAGCATCCATAGAATGTACGACATTGTTAATGCAGTAGCAATTAATCCTAATGCAAACATGAGACTTCGTATATCGTTTCCTTCTGAAACTGCTGTTTCTAATGCACCATAGAAGACCATCCATTCTCCCATGAATCCACTTGTTGGTGGAATTCCCATTATTGTTAAACCGCCAATTACTGCACAGACTGCGGTGATTGGCATTTTGCTTGCAAGTCCACCGAGTTTCTTGAAACTTCTTGTTCCTACTTGAACGATAATTACACCTGCGGTCATGAACAAGAGTCCTTTACCTAAACCGTGAGAGATGTACATCATTTCAGCACCGGCAAGACCGTATGTTGAAAATGAACCAATGGCAAATAGAAGATAACCCATCTGACTTATACTAGAATATGCAAGCATTCGTTTGAAATCGTCTTGCATGAGCGCCATGGCGCCACCATAGAACATTGTAACAACACCCCAGATGTTTAGCATGATGGAAATGTCGCCGTATGTCTGCGGCAGGAACTCTACAATTAATCTGAATAATCCATATGCACCAATTCCGATCATTGCAGGAGAAAGTAACGCACTGATTGGCGTTGGTGCCGCACCGTGCGCATAAGGCAGCCAAACGTGGAAGACAAATGCTGCAAGTTTTACACCTAATCCTAGGATAATAGCAACAGCTGAAACCACAAGTATGTCTGGGTCAATTTCAGCTTCTACAATATCTACAAAGTCAAAGCTTCCAACACTTAGACCGATTGCCAAGAAACCAAGTAATAGAACAACGGCTCCAACATGGGTCCAAAACAAGAACTGTAAAGCAATTCTGCGTCTATTTCCGTCTCCGTAAAAGGCAACTAAGAAAAATGATGGTATAAGCATGACTTCGAAAAATATGTAAAATTCAATTAGGTTTGTAGATAAGACGGTTCCAAGCATTCCCATTGCAAATACCAAAAACATTGCAAAGTAGAGACCAGATTGTCGGTTGACATATGTCTTTAATGCGGCAGAATCAACTACTGCAGTTGTTTGACCATCAGTAGTTGTGTTTTGATGATAGTGTTCTTTGAATAATTCTTCAAATTTGTGAACCATGTATGGTTTTGAATACAAAGCAAGAACTGTACACAATACGTAGATGATGATTGCAAATGGTGTTGCAAGTCCATCAAGTAAGAAACCAAATTCTCCAAACATTGTAGTCCATGGATAATGTTCTTCGTATGTTCCTCCAAGTGATGCATTAATCAGTATTACAGTGCAGTAAAGAAGTAAACCGAAGGTAAACCAGGTTGCAAGATTAGGACCGTAGTTTCTTCCAATTATGTAAGCAACTGGAGACAGTAACAGTGGTAAAAATACCGCCTGTAGAAGAACAAATTCCATTATCCTTTCAAGCTCCTAAAGTCTGCAATATCGACATTTTTGTACATACGATATGCTACAATGATTAATGCAAGTCCTACTGCAACTTCTGCTGCAGCAATTGCAATTGAGAATAATGCAAGTGTTTGTCCACCACTGTGTGGCATAAATCTAGCAAATGCAACAAGATTAAGATTTGCTGCATTAACAATAATTTCAACTGCAAATAACATTCGAATTGCGTTTCGTTTTACCGCTAAACCGTAAATTCCGATACCCAATAAGGCAATGGATACCAATACAAATTCAATTAACTCATTGCTCATTTTCTATTGTATCCTCTCTTCTTGCTAAGACTAATGCGCCCATGACAGAGCCTGCTAAAATTAAAGCCATCAAGATTAATGCAGGCCAGTAATATGTGAGAAAGTCACCACCAATTTCTCTAAAGTCAACAGGGTCAGAGTCAGTAGTTATTGTTTTAATTCCAGAGTCCATAATGATTGCACCTAGTGCAAGAATTGTAATCAACATTAAACCAATTCCAGCAAATTTTCTTTTCGGGTCTTCAATTTTTTTGAATATTAGTTCTCGTTTCACGAGCATTACAGTAAATAAGATAAGAACGGCAATTGAGCCAACGTAAACTGCCAATTGGAACATGGCAACAAATGGAGAATCTAACATTACATAGAAACCTGCAACACCGCCGAGGGTTCCCATTAAAGCAATTGAACCGTAAACAAGTGAACGCATTTCAAGTGCTGCGATTGCAGAGCCGATTGTTAATACAGAAATAGCTAAGAACAGAGCATCAGCCATGTCTGGCGCCCCGTTTATCGATAATGAGCTCTGAATCCTGCTGAACTTGTGGTTTCACTTGTAGTTGTGCAGGTGTGTAGATCAAGCCTTCCTTAGTAAATGATGATAGTTCGTAGTCATTTGACATGTATAATGCATAAAATGGACATGCGTCAACACACAATCCACAAAAGACACATTTTCCGTAGTCAATTTGTGGCATGATTGATTTTGCATTTTGTCCCCACTTGTCTGGAACTTTGACCATTCCAATTGCTTCAGCGACGCCTTCACATGCAATAGAACATAGTTGGCATCCAGTACAATGATCATGAAATAGCATATGTCTTCCTTTTAGTCCTGCAATAGCAACACCAGATGAAGGATCAAACTGATATCCATCTCCAACAAATTTCAATTTTTGTTCAGGATATCTTAAAGTGAAACGTTTTACGGCTAAGTGTTTAACTCCAGAGTTTAATGCTTTGATAATTCCAGTTGCTGTTCCCATTACAATATTCCTCCAGGTCCAAGTACTCCAGCGTACACCAATCCGAGTGCAATAAAGATGTTAACGAAGGATAAACCAATTAGTTTGTACCAACCAATGTGTAACAACATATCAAGTCTAATTCTTGGGAAAACACCCCTTGGTAGTAAGATAAAGAAAATTACTCCAACCGTTTTTAGTACAAACCAGAACACTCCACTGATTAATAGCTGCCCGCTTGTATACTGCAGTTCACCCTGCTGCTGCTTCACCCATTCATTAGGATCTGCATCAAAAATAGGCAAACCAGGAGCAAAAACTGTTAGTACAGGATCACCAGCATAGTTTGGAATTGGTGTTCCTTTCGTAATTAATTCAGTGTCTAATGGAGGCCAGAATACTGGACCGGTCCATCCACCTAAGAAAATTATTACAAATAATGCTGCAAATGCATATAATTTGAGATATGAACCCAATTGAACTAATCCATACATCATTCCAGAAAATTCTGTTAACCATCCAGCAACAATTTCACTTTCTGCTTCTGGAAGATCAAATGGAATTCTTTCTAGTTCAGCTAACATTGTAGTAAAGAAAACAATTGCGCCAATTGGCATGAATATAATCCACGGGAAGCTACTTTGTGATTCAACAATTTCACTGAGGTTTAACGTACCAGTTAAGATTACAACACCAAGAAGAGATAAGATTAGAGGAATTTCAAATGATACCATTTGATGTAATGCACGAATTCCACCAATGAACGGGAACTTGCTGTTAGCAGACCATGCAGAAAGAATTGTAATGATTGGGAAAAATCCAATTACAGCAAAAACTGCAAGTAGACCAACATCCAAATCTGCAACAACCCAACCACCAGGTGCAACAGGAATTAATGCAACAAATGCTGCAGCTGTGCCAACAAACAATACCGGTGCTGCCCAGAATAATGGTTTGTCAGCTTTTGCAGGGATGATAATTTCTTTTGAGATAAGTTTCAAGCCATCTCCTGCTAGTTGCAAGATACCTTCGACTTTACCACAATAAAATGGACCTACACGAAGTTGGAGTTTTGCCAACATTTTTCTTTCAACAAAAATAGTTCCAGCCGCTATGAGTGCTGCAAAACCAAATCCAGGAAATGCTACAATTCTAAATAAATCAGAGTAAATGAGAGCTTTAATCAGTGGAATCTGCATTGTCGGGTTAAACAGCCATGTAAATGCCAAGAAAGCAGTTAGGAGCTCACCGTCAATTACTGGTAAGTCCATGTAGAACAGTACAATTTGGATTGCAGGAATTCCTGCAAGTGTTACAATTGTTAAAATCCAAAATGCATTATCAAAAATTCCTTTAAGGAAATATCCAAGACGGAATTTTGGTGCAATAACAGACATTTATCGGTCAGCCTCCACAGGCCAATAGTTTAGACTCCAGTAAACTGCTGGCATGTTTCCAAGTTTTTCGCCCTTTAGCAAGTATGGTAATGCAATTAAATTTCTAAAAGAACCAACGCTAAGTTTTAGACGATATGGTTCAGGTTTTTCTTTTGAAATAATATAACAACCTGCTGCACCTCTTCCGCTTTCAACTCTACGATAAACTTCACCTAACTTTCCTTTTGGATTTGGTTTGAGTTTTGTTCTAATTGAACCAGACTTTGGCATTTTCTCTAATGCTTGTCTAATGATGTTACAGCTCTCCAACATGTCAAGCCATGGAACTTTTGAGCGTGCATATGAATCACCTGCTTTTAGTACATTGGTATGAACATCAAGCTCATCATAGACATCATATGGTTCTTTGACTCGAACATCATAATCAACACCACTTGCACGTAGAACAGAACCAGTTGTTCCTAAACGAATTGCATCTTCTCTAGACAATACACCGGTGTCTTCTGTTCTTGCTTTTAGAATTGGGTTATCATAAAAGATGTCAGCATATTCTTTGATACGTTTTTCAAAGTAGTTTACTTGACGAAGGCATACATCTTCAAAGTTTGCAGGTACATCGTTTCTGACACCACCTGGAATAAAGTATGCATGTGTAACTCTTGCACCTGTAATTTTTTCCATTAAATCAATTAAGAGTTCTCTATCTCCTGCAGGCCACATGAACATCGTAGAGTGTCCAAGAAATATTCCATAGATTGCAAGCCAGTATTGAATATAGATACATCTGTTTAGCTCTGCTGCAATAACACGAACATATTTTGCTCGTTCTGAAACTTCAATTCCTACCAATTCTTCAACTCCTAAGACGTATGGATACAAAATATTACAAGAATCATGAATTACTGGTCTTTCTAAGTGAGGTATGTTTGTGATGTAATTTCTTGCTTCAGCCATTTTTTCTTCGCCACGATGAACGTAACCAGGATCAGGATCTGCATCAACAATGTAATCACCATCAATTTTTACAATTATTCTCATATGTCCAGAACCAGGATGCTGTGGACCAACATTGAGAGTCATTATTCGGTCGTCTACTTTGTCAACTTGTAGACCCGGCGGCATTTGTTTTGTTGGTATTACTTCAGTCATTTTATCTTCCTTTATTCATAAAGTCCTTTCTTAGTGGAGGTAAATCAGCCCAATCTTCAGGCAGTAGTAAACGTCGATTATCAGGATGGCCTTCAAAGTATACGCCAAGCATTTCAAACACTTCACGCTCATGAAATTCAACACTGTAAAACATATCTCGTAAACTTGGTAATTTTGTAGAATCACTTCCTGGATTTGGTGTTTCTTCGCGTGGAGCTCTAGTTGCAAGTGCTAAAACTTGTTTTGAATATTCAGGATCTGTGTAGGAACCTAAGTGATAAGTTACGCCAATCTCTTTGTCTTGAGGATAATCAACACCAGAAACAGATTCTGCGTGATCAAAAGGAGTGTTATCTTTGATAAATTTTGCAACATCAATGATTTTTTCTTTTTTAACATTCAATCGAGTTCTATTTTCTTGAATGTATTCTACTTCGACATCATCAGAAAATTGATTTGCAATTTGATCAACATAAGATTTTTCAAAAGCAGGAACTGTATCTTCGACTTTTTCAGGAGCTGTTTCTTTTTTAGTATCTTTTGGAGGTTCTTCTTTTTCAGTTGTACTCATAATTTTTTACCTATCTAGCCTTCATCCTTTTGATTTTTTCTTGCAACAACATGCATCCTTGAATCAAGGTTTCAGGTCTAGGAGGGCAACCAGGAACATAAACATCAACTGGAAGAATTCCGTCGATACCAGGCAACACATTGTATGAATCAAAGTACAGACCGCCAGTAATTGCACATGCACCCATGGCAATTACATATTTTGGTTCTGGCATTTGATCATAGACTAATCTTAGTCGTGGTGCCATTTTTCTTGTGATTGTTCCTTGTACTACGACAAGATCACACTGTCGTAATGATCCAAAAGCTTCGATGATACCGAATCTTTCTACGTCGTATCTTGGACTTGACGCTGCTCCAAACTCAACACTACAACATGCT is part of the Candidatus Nitrosopelagicus brevis genome and harbors:
- a CDS encoding complex I subunit 4 family protein: MEFVLLQAVFLPLLLSPVAYIIGRNYGPNLATWFTFGLLLYCTVILINASLGGTYEEHYPWTTMFGEFGFLLDGLATPFAIIIYVLCTVLALYSKPYMVHKFEELFKEHYHQNTTTDGQTTAVVDSAALKTYVNRQSGLYFAMFLVFAMGMLGTVLSTNLIEFYIFFEVMLIPSFFLVAFYGDGNRRRIALQFLFWTHVGAVVLLLGFLAIGLSVGSFDFVDIVEAEIDPDILVVSAVAIILGLGVKLAAFVFHVWLPYAHGAAPTPISALLSPAMIGIGAYGLFRLIVEFLPQTYGDISIMLNIWGVVTMFYGGAMALMQDDFKRMLAYSSISQMGYLLFAIGSFSTYGLAGAEMMYISHGLGKGLLFMTAGVIIVQVGTRSFKKLGGLASKMPITAVCAVIGGLTIMGIPPTSGFMGEWMVFYGALETAVSEGNDIRSLMFALGLIATALTMSYILWMLKRVFFGKLPENLQNVKEGSWYMLAPMMVLAGFTIVVGIYPDVFLGKIMPYMQGVMGV
- a CDS encoding NADH-quinone oxidoreductase subunit J family protein, with product MADALFLAISVLTIGSAIAALEMRSLVYGSIALMGTLGGVAGFYVMLDSPFVAMFQLAVYVGSIAVLILFTVMLVKRELIFKKIEDPKRKFAGIGLMLITILALGAIIMDSGIKTITTDSDPVDFREIGGDFLTYYWPALILMALILAGSVMGALVLARREDTIENEQ
- a CDS encoding NADH-quinone oxidoreductase subunit 5 family protein; its protein translation is MAYDFFGIPVSELNVWLIWILPFAAAMIIPAVGKFSKLTTGRVAVAFAAMSAISAATLFPMALGAHEIHHQIMWIDAIGLKAGVLADPLSVIMSNVVGWISFLIMCYSTGYMKGDKDITRFWFWMMFFIGSMQLIILSDNLLQVFFGWEGVGLASYALISFWYRDKKKDHVGQEGRSVLGVMEYFSPTHAGMKAFIMTKVGDVMMLSGMLLLFMFAGTFGFRELVGDTAWAVEMSAQGLLVPAFVLLFGGAMGKSAQFPLNEWLLEAMTGPTAVSALIHAATMVKAGVFLVARIGPIVFALAAAGILADQFFEIVAWVGAITALLLATQGMVNPEIKKVLAYSTGSQIGYMMLALGVAGLSHQYVDGYTAGFFHLISHAMFKASLFMAAGSLLHVVGSRFMTDMGGLKKQMKKTYAFMWAAGLGLMGAPFITTGFWSKDAIFATVYESGNEWALPLFIIAVLTAIITAFYTTRMIGMVFFGKNSKHIEKMESEGHHIHEAPKSMWIPYGILAVLTIGIGLIGLSAEEELHHLFEEYLVHSFGIESSHYYGEESVLPGFLSGLNPVALGASLVAFATGFGLGYIFYIGRWVDPVKFVNSNIFFYSMHKLFLNRWYLNAFVYWGFVVAPLWAARGIWRYFEQTAIDTGMNIGFEKAVGWSARVVQGTQTGVSQSYLYIFGAGLLFVVLILLL
- the nuoK gene encoding NADH-quinone oxidoreductase subunit NuoK, whose translation is MSNELIEFVLVSIALLGIGIYGLAVKRNAIRMLFAVEIIVNAANLNLVAFARFMPHSGGQTLALFSIAIAAAEVAVGLALIIVAYRMYKNVDIADFRSLKG
- a CDS encoding NADH-quinone oxidoreductase subunit C — its product is MSTTEKEEPPKDTKKETAPEKVEDTVPAFEKSYVDQIANQFSDDVEVEYIQENRTRLNVKKEKIIDVAKFIKDNTPFDHAESVSGVDYPQDKEIGVTYHLGSYTDPEYSKQVLALATRAPREETPNPGSDSTKLPSLRDMFYSVEFHEREVFEMLGVYFEGHPDNRRLLLPEDWADLPPLRKDFMNKGR
- a CDS encoding complex I subunit 1/NuoH family protein is translated as MSVIAPKFRLGYFLKGIFDNAFWILTIVTLAGIPAIQIVLFYMDLPVIDGELLTAFLAFTWLFNPTMQIPLIKALIYSDLFRIVAFPGFGFAALIAAGTIFVERKMLAKLQLRVGPFYCGKVEGILQLAGDGLKLISKEIIIPAKADKPLFWAAPVLFVGTAAAFVALIPVAPGGWVVADLDVGLLAVFAVIGFFPIITILSAWSANSKFPFIGGIRALHQMVSFEIPLILSLLGVVILTGTLNLSEIVESQSSFPWIIFMPIGAIVFFTTMLAELERIPFDLPEAESEIVAGWLTEFSGMMYGLVQLGSYLKLYAFAALFVIIFLGGWTGPVFWPPLDTELITKGTPIPNYAGDPVLTVFAPGLPIFDADPNEWVKQQQGELQYTSGQLLISGVFWFVLKTVGVIFFILLPRGVFPRIRLDMLLHIGWYKLIGLSFVNIFIALGLVYAGVLGPGGIL
- a CDS encoding NADH-quinone oxidoreductase subunit D, which gives rise to MTEVIPTKQMPPGLQVDKVDDRIMTLNVGPQHPGSGHMRIIVKIDGDYIVDADPDPGYVHRGEEKMAEARNYITNIPHLERPVIHDSCNILYPYVLGVEELVGIEVSERAKYVRVIAAELNRCIYIQYWLAIYGIFLGHSTMFMWPAGDRELLIDLMEKITGARVTHAYFIPGGVRNDVPANFEDVCLRQVNYFEKRIKEYADIFYDNPILKARTEDTGVLSREDAIRLGTTGSVLRASGVDYDVRVKEPYDVYDELDVHTNVLKAGDSYARSKVPWLDMLESCNIIRQALEKMPKSGSIRTKLKPNPKGKLGEVYRRVESGRGAAGCYIISKEKPEPYRLKLSVGSFRNLIALPYLLKGEKLGNMPAVYWSLNYWPVEADR
- a CDS encoding 4Fe-4S binding protein produces the protein MGTATGIIKALNSGVKHLAVKRFTLRYPEQKLKFVGDGYQFDPSSGVAIAGLKGRHMLFHDHCTGCQLCSIACEGVAEAIGMVKVPDKWGQNAKSIMPQIDYGKCVFCGLCVDACPFYALYMSNDYELSSFTKEGLIYTPAQLQVKPQVQQDSELIIDKRGARHG
- a CDS encoding NADH-quinone oxidoreductase subunit B, with the translated sequence MLKELITPQNANVFVGKLGDILYKAVDQPLGMAINWGRMWSLWPVHIETACCSVEFGAASSPRYDVERFGIIEAFGSLRQCDLVVVQGTITRKMAPRLRLVYDQMPEPKYVIAMGACAITGGLYFDSYNVLPGIDGILPVDVYVPGCPPRPETLIQGCMLLQEKIKRMKAR